Proteins co-encoded in one Gossypium arboreum isolate Shixiya-1 chromosome 11, ASM2569848v2, whole genome shotgun sequence genomic window:
- the LOC108483071 gene encoding probable leucine-rich repeat receptor-like serine/threonine-protein kinase At3g14840 — protein sequence MFIHRLLFASIFIVCCLTTLTNGATLPNDEVEALRSIGKTLGKTDWNFDINPCDQGDTWLNQSTRYYANNVTCDCSFNNNTTCHVIHILLKAQNLAGTLPLNLTSLPFLQEIDLTRNYLSGTIPSEWGSATRLVSISLLGNRLTGSIPRELANLKNLTSLVLENNRLSGTLPAALGNLPKIERLHLSSNNFTGEIPEMFASLTSLKQFRISDNNFTGQIPDFIFRNWTNLEEIYIEASGLSGPIPSINATLENLKYIIISDLNGADTTFSQLLIDATLPKLDRLMLRSCNLIGEIPVSFGTFTSIKILDLSFNRLSGKIPDELSNLDFDNMFLNGNNFNGSVPQWILETREKVDLSYNNFTNTGVSDCRQNSVNLFSSIARVKNTGIVPCLTSQITCTSEPLHFVHINCGGREITVNDTTYEADYDGAGPSTFYRSTNWAFSSTGIFLSDDRPDDILVLDNRQVSVDGDEKQLYESARLAPSSLTYYAFCLANATYTVNLHFAEIQFTNDRNYSSLGRRIFDVYIQGKQELKDFNIEEEAGGAGIPKVKNFTVNVTDSTLEIRFQWAGKGTTSIPERSIYGPLISAISILDPTYKPPSESDGGIATAAVVGIVGGAMFAALLILGILWWKGCLRQKRTLEQDLKGIELQTTSFTLRQIKAATNDFHASNKIGEGGFGPVYKGTLADGTVIAVKQLSARSKQGNREFVTEIGMISALQHPHLVKLYGCCIEGNQLMLIYEYLENNSLARALFGPQESQLTLDWPTRMKICIGIARGLAYLHEESRLKIVHRDIKATNVLLDKNLNPKISDFGLAKLDEEDNTHISTRVAGTYGYMAPEYALHGHLTEKADVYSFGIVALEIVSGRCNTRSRPKQEPFILLEWAHVLKENGSLLELVDTRIGSDCNIDEVMAMINIALLCTNPTSSARPLMSSVVSMLEGRAEVQEYLTDSSISSNRQMSAEIMKKLYRKLEEDDTNVSQTRSMLADGPWTNSSTSAADLYPVSLTSGYWQNRESTN from the exons ATGTTCATACATCGACTCCTTTTTGCTTCAATATTCATAGTGTGTTGCCTCACAACGCTTACAAATGGAGCTACACTTCCAAATGATGAAG TGGAAGCTTTGAGAAGTATTGGTAAAACATTGGGGAAGACAGACTGGAACTTTGATATTAATCCATGCGATCAAGGTGATACTTGGTTGAACCAATCCACACGTTATTATGCTAATAATGTTACTTGTGATTGCTCCTTCAACAATAACACTACCTGCCATGTCATTCACAT ATTACTTAAGGCACAAAATCTCGCTGGTACTCTCCCACTAAACTTGACAAGTCTCCCTTTCTTGCAAGAAAT TGACCTAACTCGCAACTATCTTAGTGGCACCATTCCTTCAGAATGGGGTTCTGCTACCCGACTCGTCAGCAT TTCACTTCTTGGAAATCGATTAACAGGTTCAATCCCAAGAGAGCTAGCAAatctcaaaaatcttaccagctt AGTCCTTGAGAACAATCGTCTTTCAGGAACTTTGCCTGCAGCACTAGGGAATCTACCCAAAATTGAGCGATT GCATCTTAGTTCCAACAATTTTACTGGTGAAATACCTGAAATGTTTGCTAGCCTGACTTCATTGAAGCAATT TCGGATTAGTGACAACAACTTTACAGGACAGATTCCTGACTTCATATTCCGAAATTGGACAAATCTTGAAGAGAT ATATATAGAGGCAAGTGGTTTGAGTGGGCCAATTCCATCCATTAATGCTACTTTAGAAAACTTAAAATACAT AATAATTAGTGACTTGAATGGAGCTGatacaactttttcacaattgcTCATCGATGCCACTTTGCCTAAATTGGATAGATT GATGTTGAGGAGTTGCAATCTCATTGGAGAGATACCTGTTTCTTTTGGGACATTTACATCCATAAAGATATT AGATCTCAGCTTTAATAGACTTAGTGGAAAAATTCCAGATGAGCTTTCTAATCTTGATTTCGATAATAT GTTCTTAAATGGAAACAATTTTAATGGATCAGTCCCTCAATGGATACTCGAAACAAGAGAAAAAGT GGATCTTTCTTATAACAACTTCACAAACACAGGTGTATCAGATTGCCGACAAAATAGCGT GAACTTGTTCTCAAGCATTGCAAGAGTCAAAAACAC GGGAATTGTTCCATGTTTGACAAGCCAAATTACCTGCACATCAGAAC CTTTGCACTTTGTCCATATAAACTGTGGAGGGAGAGAAATAACTGTTAATGACACCACTTATGAAGCCGATTACGATGGAGCCGGGCCTTCGACATTTTACCGAAGTACCAACTGGGCATTTAGCAGCACCGGAATTTTTCTAAGCGATGACCGCCCCGACGACATCTTAGTTTTGGATAATAGACAAGTTTCTGTCGATGGCGATGAAAAACAACTCTACGAAAGTGCAAGGCTTGCGCCTAGCTCTTTGACATACTATGCATTTTGTCTCGCCAATGCAACTTACACAGTAAACCTCCATTTCGCTGAGATTCAGTTCACTAATGATCGAAATTATAGCAGCTTGGGGAGACGCATATTTGATGTTTACATTCAG GGAAAGCAGGAGCTGAAGGATTTCAATATTGAAGAAGAAGCTGGAGGGGCAGGCATACCAAAAGTAAAAAACTTTACTGTAAATGTAACGGATAGCACTTTGGAGATCCGTTTCCAGTGGGCCGGGAAAGGGACAACTTCTATACCGGAGAGAAGCATTTACGGTCCTCTTATCTCAGCAATATCTATTTTAGATCCTA CTTATAAACCTCCATCAGAAAGCGACGGTGGTATTGCGACAGCTGCAGTGGTCGGTATTGTGGGCGGAGCAATGTTTGCTGCTTTGCTGATTTTAGGCATCCTTTGGTGGAAGGGCTGTTTAAGACAGAAGAGAACTTTGGAACAAG ATCTAAAAGGTATAGAGTTGCAGACAACTTCCTTTACCTTAAGGCAAATTAAAGCTGCTACAAACGATTTTCATGCTTCTAATAAGATCGGAGAAGGTGGTTTTGGTCCCGTTTACAAG GGTACTCTAGCAGACGGCACAGTGATTGCTGTGAAGCAGCTATCAGCTCGATCGAAACAGGGAAACCGTGAGTTTGTGACCGAGATTGGCATGATTTCAGCTCTACAACACCCTCATCTTGTAAAGTTGTACGGATGTTGCATTGAAGGAAATCAATTGATGCTTATATACGAGTACCTGGAAAACAACAGCCTTGCTCGGGCATTATTTG GGCCACAAGAATCTCAGTTGACATTAGACTGGCCAACAAGAATGAAGATCTGCATTGGTATAGCTAGAGGGTTAGCTTACCTCCATGAGGAATCAAGGTTGAAGATTGTGCATAGAGACATAAAGGCCACTAATGTGTTGCTTGATAAGAATCTAAACCCTAAAATATCCGACTTCGGTTTGGCCAAGCTTGATGAAGAAGATAATACCCACATTAGTACCCGAGTTGCAGGAACTTA TGGCTATATGGCTCCTGAGTATGCATTGCATGGCCATTTGACAGAGAAAGCGGATGTTTATAGTTTTGGGATAGTGGCTCTCGAAATTGTTAGTGGGAGGTGCAACACTAGAAGCCGCCCAAAGCAAGAACCTTTCATTCTCCTTGAATGG GCTCATGTTTTGAAGGAGAATGGGAGCTTGTTGGAATTAGTCGATACAAGGATTGGCTCAGATTGCAACATAGATGAAGTGATGGCAATGATCAACATTGCACTATTGTGCACAAATCCCACTTCTTCAGCTAGGCCTTTAATGTCTTCGGTAGTGAGCATGCTTGAAGGCAGGGCTGAAGTTCAGGAATACCTCACTGATTCAAGCATTTCTTCTAATCGTCAAATGAGTGCAGAGATTATGAAAAAGTTGTATCggaaacttgaagaagatgatacaaatgTTAGCCAAACAAGGAGTATGTTAGCTGATGGGCCATGGACCAATTCTTCTACATCTGCTGCTGATCTTTATCCAGTTAGTTTGACTTCTGGATATTGGCAGAATAGAGAATCcacaaattag
- the LOC108481510 gene encoding LOW QUALITY PROTEIN: probable leucine-rich repeat receptor-like serine/threonine-protein kinase At3g14840 (The sequence of the model RefSeq protein was modified relative to this genomic sequence to represent the inferred CDS: inserted 1 base in 1 codon), which translates to MQKDVLHFSSLSGNRLIGPIPAALANLRNLTILENNGFSGILPAELGNLSKIEQLHLSSNNFTGKIPETFARLTSLKEFRISDNNFTGHIPEFIFRNWKNLEQIYMEASGLIGPIPSINLTLPNLTYIIISDLIGAETNFTQPLIDASLPKLERLMLRSCNLIGEIPASFGTFTSIKILDLSFNRLGGEISENLSTLDNLTYLFLNGNNFTGKVPSWILNTKENIDLSYNNFTDIGVPGCQQSNIMNLFSSIARVNNSLFSSATHSVHINCGGEITKFNGTDYDADNNQAGPSTFLQSTRNWAFSTTGVFLDDDHTDDNLAFDNSQVSISGDGAELYRNARLAPTSLTYYLFCLANSTYTVNLYFAEIQFTNDQTYSSLGRRIFDVYIQGKKKLKDFNIKESAGGTGIPIVKEFTIIVTDGTLEIGFRWAGKGXTSMPQGIIYGPLISAISVFDPKIDDKLSSASTGGIATAAVVGIAGGAVFVASVILGILWWNGCLRETSTLERDLKGIELQTTSFTLSQIKAATNDFHASNKIGEGGFGPVYKGTLADGTMIAVKQLSARSKQGNLEFETKIGMISALQHPYLVKLYGCCIEGNQLMLIYEYLENNSLARALFGPQESQLTLDWPTRMKICIGIARGLAYLHEESRLKIVHRDIKATNVLLDKNLNPKISDFGLAKLDEEDNTHISTRIAGTYGYIAPEYALHGRLTEKADVYSFGIVALEIVSGRCNTRSRPKQEPFILLEWAHVLKENGNLLELVDTRVDSDCNIDGVMAMINIALLCTNPTASARPLMSSVVSMLEGKAEVQEYLTDTSISSNRQMSAEAMKKLYRKLEEDDTDISQTKSMLADGPWTNSSTSAADLYPANLTSGYLQNTDSTN; encoded by the exons ATGCAAAAAGATGTGTTGCATTTCAGTTCCCTTTCTGGAAATCGATTAATTGGTCCAATCCCAGCAGCGCTAGCAAATCTCAGAAATCTTACCA TCCTAGAGAACAATGGCTTTTCAGGAATTTTGCCTGCAGAACTGGGGAATCTATCCAAAATTGAGCAATT GCATCTTAGCTCCAACAATTTCACTGGAAAAATACCTGAAACATTTGCTAGGCTGACTTCATTGAAGGAGTT TCGGATTAGTGACAACAACTTCACAGGACACATTCCTGAGTTTATATTTCGAAATTGGAAAAATCTTGAACAGAT ATATATGGAGGCAAGTGGTTTGATTGGACCAATTCCATCCATTAATCTTACTTTACCTAACTTGACATACAT AATAATTAGTGACTTGATTGGAGCTGAAACAAATTTTACACAACCACTCATCGATGCCAGTTTGCCTAAATTGGAAAGACT GATGTTGAGGAGTTGCAATCTCATTGGAGAGATACCTGCTTCTTTTGGGACATTCACATCCATAAAGATATT AGATCTCAGCTTCAACAGACTCGGTGGAGAAATTTCAGAAAATCTTTCTACTCTTGATAACTTGACTTATTT gTTCTTAAATGGAAATAATTTTACTGGAAAAGTCCCTTCATGGATACTGAATACAAAGGAAAATAT CGATCTTTCATACAACAACTTCACAGACATAGGTGTACCAGGCTGTCAACAAAGTAATATCAT GAACTTGTTCTCAAGCATTGCAAGAGTCAATAACTC GTTATTTTCCTCAGCTACGCACTCTGTTCATATAAACTGTGGAGGTGAAATAACAAAATTCAATGGCACCGATTATGATGCCGATAACAATCAAGCCGGGCCTTCGACATTTTTACAAAGTACTAGGAACTGGGCATTTAGTACCACCGGAGTTTTCCTAGACGATGACCATACGGACGACAACTTAGCTTTTGACAATAGTCAAGTTTCTATCAGTGGTGACGGTGCAGAACTCTACAGAAATGCAAGGCTTGCACCTACCTCTTTGACATACTATCTTTTTTGTCTCGCCAATTCAACTTACACAGTAAACCTCTATTTTGCTGAGATTCAGTTCACTAATGATCAAACTTATAGCAGCTTGGGAAGACGCATATTTGATGTTTACATTCAG GGAAAGAAGAAGCTGAAGGATTTCAATATTAAAGAATCAGCAGGAGGGACAGGCATACCAATAGTAAAAGAATTTACTATAATTGTAACCGATGGCACTTTGGAGATTGGTTTCCGATGGGCCGGAAAAG CGACTTCTATGCCTCAGGGAATCATTTACGGTCCTCTTATCTCAGCAATATCTGTTTTCGATCCTA AAATAGATGATAAACTTTCATCAGCAAGTACCGGTGGTATTGCGACAGCTGCAGTGGTCGGTATTGCGGGCGGAGCAGTGTTTGTTGCTTCAGTGATTTTAGGCATCCTTTGGTGGAATGGTTGTTTAAGAGAAACGAGTACATTGGAACGAG ATCTAAAAGGTATAGAGTTGCAGACAACTTCCTTTACCTTAAGTCAAATTAAAGCTGCCACAAACGATTTTCATGCTTCCAATAAGATCGGAGAAGGTGGTTTTGGTCCCGTTTACAAG GGCACTCTAGCAGATGGCACTATGATCGCTGTTAAGCAGCTATCGGCTCGATCGAAGCAAGGAAACCTTGAGTTTGAGACTAAGATTGGCATGATTTCAGCTCTACAACACCCTTATCTTGTAAAGTTGTATGGATGTTGCATTGAAGGAAATCAACTGATGCTTATATATGAGTACCTGGAAAACAACAGCCTTGCTCGTGCATTATTTG GGCCACAAGAATCTCAGTTGACATTAGATTGGCCAACAAGAATGAAGATCTGCATAGGTATAGCAAGAGGATTAGCTTACCTCCATGAAGAATCAAGGTTGAAGATTGTGCATAGAGACATAAAGGCCACTAATGTGTTGCTTGATAAGAATTTAAACCCTAAAATATCCGATTTCGGTTTGGCCAAGCTTGATGAAGAAGATAATACCCATATTAGTACCCGAATCGCAGGAACTTA TGGCTATATAGCTCCTGAATACGCATTGCATGGCCGTTTGACAGAGAAAGCAGATGTATATAGTTTTGGGATAGTGGCTCTCGAAATTGTTAGTGGGAGGTGCAACACTAGAAGCCGCCCAAAGCAAGAACCTTTCATTCTCCTTGAATGG GCTCATGTTTTGAAGGAGAATGGGAACTTGCTGGAATTGGTTGATACAAGGGTTGACTCAGATTGCAACATAGATGGAGTGATGGCTATGATCAACATTGCACTATTGTGCACAAATCCCACTGCTTCAGCTAGGCCTTTAATGTCTTCGGTGGTGAGCATGCTTGAAGGCAAGGCTGAAGTTCAGGAATACCTCACAGATACAAGCATTTCTTCAAATCGTCAAATGAGTGCTGAGGCTATGAAAAAGTTGTATCggaaacttgaagaagatgatacagaTATTAGCCAAACAAAGAGTATGTTAGCTGATGGGCCATGGACCAATTCTTCTACATCTGCTGCTGATCTTTATCCAGCTAATTTGACTTCTGGATATTTGCAGAATACAGATTCAACAAATTag